A window from Mesorhizobium sp. WSM2240 encodes these proteins:
- the rpmI gene encoding 50S ribosomal protein L35, with product MPKMKTKSAAKKRFKITATGKVLSAAAGKRHGMIKRSNKFIRDARGTMVLAEPDAKKVIKNFLPNGL from the coding sequence ATGCCCAAAATGAAGACCAAATCCGCTGCAAAGAAGCGGTTCAAGATAACCGCAACCGGAAAAGTGCTGTCGGCTGCCGCCGGCAAGCGCCACGGCATGATCAAGCGTTCAAACAAGTTCATTCGCGATGCCCGCGGCACCATGGTTCTCGCCGAACCCGACGCCAAGAAGGTCATCAAGAATTTTCTGCCGAACGGCCTCTGA
- the rplT gene encoding 50S ribosomal protein L20, with amino-acid sequence MARVKRGVTAHAKHKKVLKAAKGFYGRRKNTIRIAKQAVEKSLQYAYRDRKNRKRNFRALWVQRINAATREHGLTYGRFIDGLNKAGIEIDRKVLSDMAIHEPQAFAALVAKAKTALEYLKNTTPNAFESAVA; translated from the coding sequence ATGGCACGCGTAAAAAGGGGCGTTACCGCCCACGCCAAGCACAAGAAGGTTTTGAAGGCCGCCAAGGGTTTCTACGGCCGCCGCAAGAACACCATCCGCATCGCCAAGCAGGCGGTCGAGAAGTCGCTGCAATACGCCTATCGCGACCGCAAGAACCGCAAGCGCAACTTCCGCGCTTTGTGGGTCCAGCGCATCAACGCCGCGACCCGCGAGCACGGCCTGACCTACGGCCGCTTCATCGACGGTCTGAACAAGGCCGGCATCGAGATCGACCGCAAGGTCCTGTCGGACATGGCCATTCATGAGCCGCAGGCCTTCGCCGCGCTGGTGGCCAAGGCCAAGACTGCGCTGGAATATCTGAAGAACACCACGCCGAACGCTTTTGAAAGCGCTGTTGCCTAA
- the pheS gene encoding phenylalanine--tRNA ligase subunit alpha, with protein sequence MAEIASAADEQTIEAVRVSALGKKGSVSDMLKTLGSMSPEERQLKGPAINGLKNRVTEALAARKAELKDAAISARLIAEKVDVTLPVRQSPAERGRIHPISQVIDEIAAIFGDLGFAIAEGPDIETDHYNFTALNFPEGHPAREMHDTFFFNPDEKGERKLLRTHTSPVQIRTMEAQKPPIRIVIPGKTYRQDSDATHSPMFHQVEGLVIDKTANVANMKWVLEEFCKAFFEVPSVKMRFRPSFFPFTEPSLEVDIQCDRSRPGEVRFGEGSDWLEILGCGMVHPNVLRFGGLDPDEYQGFAWGMGIDRIAMLKYGMPDLRAFFDADVRWLAHYGFRPLDLPTLFGGLSQ encoded by the coding sequence ATGGCAGAGATAGCGTCGGCGGCCGACGAGCAGACCATCGAGGCGGTGCGCGTTTCCGCCCTTGGCAAAAAGGGCTCCGTGTCCGACATGCTGAAGACGCTGGGCTCGATGAGCCCGGAAGAGCGGCAGCTGAAAGGCCCGGCGATCAACGGGCTGAAGAACAGGGTCACCGAGGCGCTCGCCGCGCGCAAGGCCGAACTCAAGGACGCCGCGATCTCGGCCAGGTTAATCGCCGAAAAGGTCGACGTGACGCTGCCAGTGCGTCAGTCGCCGGCCGAGCGCGGCCGCATCCATCCGATCAGCCAGGTCATCGACGAGATCGCGGCGATTTTCGGCGATCTCGGCTTCGCCATCGCCGAAGGGCCGGACATCGAGACCGACCACTACAATTTCACTGCGCTGAATTTTCCGGAAGGCCATCCGGCGCGCGAAATGCACGACACCTTCTTCTTCAATCCCGACGAGAAGGGCGAGCGCAAGCTCCTGCGCACGCATACCTCGCCGGTGCAGATCCGCACCATGGAGGCGCAGAAGCCGCCGATCCGCATCGTCATTCCGGGCAAGACCTACCGGCAGGATTCCGACGCCACCCATTCGCCGATGTTCCACCAGGTCGAAGGGCTGGTCATCGACAAGACGGCCAACGTCGCCAACATGAAATGGGTGCTGGAGGAGTTCTGCAAGGCGTTCTTCGAGGTGCCGAGCGTGAAGATGCGGTTCCGGCCGAGCTTCTTCCCGTTCACCGAACCGAGCCTCGAGGTCGACATCCAGTGCGACCGCTCGCGGCCGGGCGAGGTGCGCTTCGGCGAAGGCTCCGATTGGCTGGAGATCCTGGGCTGCGGCATGGTGCATCCGAACGTGCTGCGCTTCGGCGGACTCGATCCCGACGAGTATCAGGGCTTCGCCTGGGGCATGGGCATCGACCGCATCGCCATGCTGAAATACGGCATGCCGGACCTGCGCGCCTTCTTCGACGCTGACGTGCGCTGGCTGGCGCATTACGGCTTCAGGCCACTCGACCTGCCGACGCTGTTCGGGGGGTTGAGTCAGTGA
- a CDS encoding GFA family protein — protein MMRGHTGGCRCGAVRFEVSAEPHHVSYCHCGDCRRASGAPVSAFVGFMADEVKLAGDALKTFENGPVTRSFCGVCGSPIAYADKRLAGRVYFMLGAMDMPAYFKPTLHAYVREQLPFVHMPDGLPRNLTTSVPRSDGTKT, from the coding sequence GTGATGAGGGGCCACACCGGCGGATGCCGCTGCGGCGCCGTGCGCTTCGAGGTGTCGGCCGAACCGCACCACGTCAGCTATTGCCATTGCGGCGATTGCCGGCGGGCGAGCGGCGCGCCGGTGTCGGCGTTCGTCGGCTTCATGGCCGACGAGGTGAAGCTTGCCGGCGACGCGCTGAAGACCTTCGAGAACGGGCCGGTGACGCGCAGCTTCTGCGGCGTCTGCGGCTCGCCGATAGCCTACGCCGACAAGCGGCTCGCCGGACGCGTCTATTTCATGCTGGGTGCGATGGATATGCCCGCCTATTTCAAGCCGACGCTGCACGCCTATGTGCGCGAGCAGCTTCCCTTCGTGCATATGCCTGACGGGCTGCCGCGCAATCTGACGACCAGCGTCCCGAGATCCGACGGAACAAAGACATGA